One Cupriavidus oxalaticus genomic region harbors:
- a CDS encoding ABC transporter ATP-binding protein has product MAHAGTLSIAHLHKQYEVKGRTLPVLEDITLTIAPGEFVSIVGASGCGKSTLLRLVVGLEEGYRGEILLDGKRVAGTSLQRGIVFQEHRLFPWLTVEQNIRLALLNTPGSAAEKDRNVAEHIALVGLRGFEQAYPHQLSGGMSQRVAIARALVTRPGILLLDEPFGALDAMTRSYLQQELHRIWQAEGITMILVTHDVEEAVYLGDRVVVMEPRPGRIRRIVPVGLPHPRERAGQAFSRVRDAVLQEFAGQAIAAETIAEPA; this is encoded by the coding sequence ATGGCGCATGCCGGCACGCTCAGCATCGCTCACCTGCACAAGCAGTACGAGGTCAAGGGCCGCACCCTGCCCGTGCTGGAGGACATCACACTGACCATCGCCCCGGGCGAGTTTGTCAGCATCGTCGGCGCCAGCGGCTGCGGCAAGTCGACCTTGCTGCGGCTGGTGGTAGGGCTGGAAGAAGGCTACCGCGGCGAGATCCTGCTCGATGGCAAGCGCGTGGCCGGCACCAGCCTGCAGCGCGGCATCGTGTTCCAGGAGCACCGGCTGTTCCCGTGGCTGACGGTGGAGCAGAACATCCGGCTGGCGCTGCTGAACACGCCGGGCAGCGCGGCGGAGAAGGACCGCAATGTCGCCGAGCATATCGCACTGGTCGGGCTGCGCGGCTTCGAGCAGGCGTATCCGCACCAGCTTTCGGGCGGCATGTCGCAGCGCGTGGCGATTGCGCGTGCGCTGGTGACGCGCCCCGGGATCCTGCTGCTCGACGAACCGTTCGGCGCGCTCGACGCGATGACGCGCAGCTATTTGCAGCAGGAGCTGCACCGCATCTGGCAGGCCGAGGGCATCACCATGATCCTGGTCACGCATGACGTCGAGGAGGCGGTGTACCTCGGCGACCGCGTAGTGGTGATGGAGCCGCGGCCCGGCCGCATCCGCCGCATCGTGCCGGTCGGCCTGCCGCATCCGCGCGAGCGCGCCGGGCAGGCTTTTTCCCGCGTGCGCGATGCCGTGCTGCAGGAATTCGCCGGACAGGCTATCGCCGCCGAAACCATTGCCGAACCCGCCTGA
- a CDS encoding TauD/TfdA dioxygenase family protein: MTQATQQDQVVQLDIHPVAGRIGAEVRGVALHGDLPAQTFAAIRAALLRHKVLFFRDQVHLDDSAQQRFAALFGELVPHPTVPPRDGTQLLELDSEHGGRANSWHTDVTFDLAYPAVSVLRAVTVPASGGDTVWANTAAAYQDLPEPLRELADKLWALHTNDYDYAASRVNASSEGLKRYREVFTSALYETEHPVVRVHPESGERTLVLGHFVKKLLGYSSVDSAHLVSVLQGHVHRLENTVRWRWRAGDVAIWDNRATQHYAINDYGDAKRVVRRATVVGAVPVSVDGRHSVAVKAGVRRDGTAPANQPADHADAAAQRAA, from the coding sequence ATGACCCAAGCAACCCAGCAAGACCAGGTAGTCCAGCTCGATATCCACCCGGTAGCCGGCCGCATCGGCGCCGAAGTGCGCGGCGTCGCGCTGCATGGCGACCTGCCTGCGCAGACCTTCGCCGCCATCCGTGCCGCGCTGCTGCGGCACAAGGTGCTGTTCTTCCGCGACCAGGTCCATCTCGACGACAGCGCGCAGCAGCGCTTCGCCGCGCTGTTCGGCGAACTGGTGCCGCACCCGACCGTGCCCCCGCGCGACGGCACGCAGCTGCTCGAGCTCGATTCCGAACACGGCGGCCGCGCCAATTCCTGGCATACCGACGTGACCTTCGACCTGGCCTATCCGGCGGTGTCGGTGCTGCGCGCGGTGACCGTGCCCGCGTCCGGCGGCGACACCGTGTGGGCCAACACCGCCGCGGCATACCAGGACCTGCCCGAGCCGCTGCGCGAGCTGGCCGACAAGCTGTGGGCGCTGCACACCAACGACTACGACTACGCGGCCTCGCGGGTGAACGCCAGCAGCGAGGGGCTGAAGCGCTATCGCGAGGTGTTCACCTCCGCGCTCTATGAAACCGAGCATCCGGTGGTGCGCGTGCATCCCGAGTCCGGCGAGCGCACGCTGGTATTGGGGCACTTCGTCAAGAAGCTGCTCGGCTATTCGTCGGTCGATTCGGCGCACCTGGTGTCGGTGCTGCAGGGCCACGTGCACCGGCTCGAGAACACGGTGCGCTGGCGCTGGCGCGCGGGCGATGTCGCCATCTGGGACAACCGCGCCACGCAGCACTACGCCATCAACGACTACGGCGACGCCAAGCGCGTGGTGCGCCGCGCCACCGTGGTCGGCGCGGTGCCGGTCAGCGTGGACGGGCGCCACAGCGTGGCGGTCAAGGCCGGCGTGCGCCGCGACGGCACGGCCCCGGCCAACCAGCCGGCGGACCACGCCGATGCCGC